Genomic DNA from Niallia circulans:
TATGGTTTATTTTCCAAGGATGATCCTGTAGATAAACATACCCATGTGATTTTTTATTTTGAAGACGGCACAGAGCTGCGTTATAAGGATGTCCGGAAATTTGGAACGATGCATCTGTTTAAAAAAGGGGAGGAGCATCAAACATTGCCTCTTTCCCAGCTTGGACCAGAGCCTTTCGATTCGTCCTTTACAATTGGAAACTTCAAGGAAAGATTGGCGAAAACGACAAGAAGTATTAAAACCGCTTTGCTGGATCAAAAGATTGTCGTTGGATTAGGTAATATTTATGTTGACGAAGCATTGTTTCGCAGCGGTATCCATCCTGAAAGAATCGCAAATACGATTAATGAAAATGAAGCTGACACGCTATATAGAGAAATTATTGCGACACTTTCAGAGGCTGTTGAAAAAGGTGGAAGCACTATACGCTCTTATGTCAATACACAAGGACAGATCGGAATGTTCCAGCTTGAATTATTCGTGTATGGGCGGAAAGGCGAAGCCTGCAAAAACTGCGGGACCGAATTAGAAAGAATTATTGTTGGAGGCAGAGGGACTGTATTTTGTCCACACTGCCAGAAATAAGCTTTATATATTGGATTAACATTGGATGGGCTCCTTCCATATAGTATATTACTATCCGTTAGGAAGGAGCTTTTTTACGATGTCACAAATACTTTCTCTTTTCCTCTTAGC
This window encodes:
- the mutM gene encoding DNA-formamidopyrimidine glycosylase, whose translation is MPELPEVETVRRTLKELTHKKVIKEVVVSWAKMIKRPENVEEFSDALVGQRIEDIKRRGKFLLIETSDFTIVSHLRMEGRYGLFSKDDPVDKHTHVIFYFEDGTELRYKDVRKFGTMHLFKKGEEHQTLPLSQLGPEPFDSSFTIGNFKERLAKTTRSIKTALLDQKIVVGLGNIYVDEALFRSGIHPERIANTINENEADTLYREIIATLSEAVEKGGSTIRSYVNTQGQIGMFQLELFVYGRKGEACKNCGTELERIIVGGRGTVFCPHCQK